Below is a window of Myxococcales bacterium DNA.
CCGCTGCCGATCATACTCGGCCACGAAGCCGCCGGGATCGTGGATGCGGTGGGACCCGGCGTCGTGCGCCTGAAGCCCGGCGACCGCGTCGTTCTCACGCCCTGCCCACCTTGCGGCAGCTGCTACTGGTGCGTTCGCAACGAGCATTCGCTCTGCGTCAACACGGCGAGCATCATGACGAATTCGCTACCGGACGGATCGACGGGGCTTTCGCGGGGCGGCAGCGCGGTTTATCGCGGTCTCGGGGTGGGGGCCTTTGCGGAATATGTGATCGCACTCGAGACCGGAGCCATCAAGATTCCAGATTCCGTACCCCTCGACGTCGCCTGCGTGATCGGTTGTGCGGTGCAGACGGGGGTAGGAGCCGCCCTCAACACCGCCGGGATCAAGGAGGGCGATACGGTGTTGGTGCTGGGCCTGGGCGGGGTCGGCCTCTCCATTGTGCAGGGTGCCCGGTTGGCGGGGGCGAGCAAGATTCTCGTTTCCGACCCGGTCGCAGAGCGAAGAGAATACGCGCGCAAGTTTGGCGCCACCCACCTGATCGATCCGACTGAGGTGGAAGACGTCGCTGCC
It encodes the following:
- a CDS encoding Zn-dependent alcohol dehydrogenase, translated to MRAALLEAPDKPLTLVDDIEIRAPHAGEVRVAVKHCGLCHSDVSIINGSFPSPLPIILGHEAAGIVDAVGPGVVRLKPGDRVVLTPCPPCGSCYWCVRNEHSLCVNTASIMTNSLPDGSTGLSRGGSAVYRGLGVGAFAEYVIALETGAIKIPDSVPLDVACVIGCAVQTGVGAALNTAGIKEGDTVLVLGLGGVGLSIVQGARLAGASKILVSDPVAERREYARKFGATHLIDPTEVEDVAAKVVELTEVGADFAFEAAGVGKLVEVAIAAIRNGGTTVMVGAPPLTDMVSFLPALLVFQQKKISGCTLGSCNSLHEVPRLIGLYQADRLDLEGLITQRRPLAEINLAVEDLIASRGIRTVINL